The proteins below come from a single Amphiura filiformis chromosome 15, Afil_fr2py, whole genome shotgun sequence genomic window:
- the LOC140171553 gene encoding NXPE family member 1-like, with protein sequence MDKISNEEYLNVSHVSNGLPNGTPKPINLILNSSIFENVINLPNITKEYNMTVTSAKYSTLEFVNEPEVGKNFTVRIHARDGLNRSKTHGGDFWMAFLQFPSNHYYASTSAQVQDHQNGTYTVDFFIGWPSAVEVRITLVHPSRATKVLDLIMNLSYPPRMFWNGTFINQNNQTAHTLCYMAYRGPQFWKDKCQYVNRRALGDKTGLVCEKPPDGFGCDSMVKYSTAAHLIDGLFRVIGNACGCVWLFDKDHYMQKMKPEIIDMVQHLGSQYAILDNITKTLPPCNSHFQHGVGFWRANYWVSMVCQPKQGYKFGAKVGECLRNKDVYFLGDSTTRLWAFHLSTVLKAPMNKMDLTNHTFKFKQYFEHFNLNITFRFHPQVLGSKVVDLQNEIYEVDVIDDLQSIDCNFVVVISPWAHFAQWWKDAYVERLRLLRASVERLKARCPGAQVILKSPHVREHGDMYSQLRTSDYILFKLKEMMEDVFRDADVYYVNIWDLNNAFKGKKSVHMPPEVINQELSILLSYLCTDA encoded by the exons atggATAAAATATCAAATGAAGAGTATCTCAACGTCTCTCATGTTTCAAATGGGTTGCCAAATGGAACTCCAAAACCAATAAATCTAATACTGAATTCATCCATTTTTGAAAACGTCATAAAtttaccaaacataactaaagaaTATAATATGACAGTTACATCCGCCAAATATTCAACTTTAGAATTTGTGAACGAGCCTGAAGTTGGTAAGAATTTCACCGTGCGGATACATGCGAGAGATGGGTTAAACAGATCAAAGACTCACGGCGGAGATTTTTGGATGGCGTTTTTacaatttccttcaaaccattatTACGCTAGCACTTCTGCACAGGTACAAGATCATCAGAATGGCACGTATACAGTTGATTTCTTTATAGGATGGCCAAGCGCTGTTGAAGTCAGAATAACGCTAGTACATCCAAGTCGAGCCACCAAAGTTTTAGATTTAATAATGAATCTTTCTTATCCACCCAGAATGTTTTGGAATGGAacatttataaaccaaaataatcaAACTGCTCATACTCTGTGTTATATGGCTTATCGAGGACCACAGTTTTGGAAAGATAAATGTCAATACGTGAACAGGAGGGCGTTGGGGGACAAGACAGGTCTGGTTTGTGAGAAACCACCCGATGGATTTGGTTGTGATTCGATGGTTAAGTATTCTACCGCGGCACATTTAATCGACGGACTGTTCCGTGTGATCGGGAATGCATGTGGCTGCGTGTGGTTATTTGACAA GGATCACTATATGCAAAAGATGAAACCAGAAATCATAGATATGGTTCAAC ATCTTGGTAGCCAGTACGCAATCCTGGATAACATAACCAAGACACTGCCTCCCTGCAACTCGCACTTTCAACATGGCGTCGGATTTTGGAGAGCAAACTACTGGGTGTCCATGGTTTGCCAACCTAAACAAGGGTATAAATTTGGCGCGAAAGTTGGAGAATGTCTCCGAAATAAAGATGTGTATTTTCTTGGTGATTCCACAACACGACTGTGGGCATTTCATCTGTCAACTGTATTAAAGGCACCGATGAATAAAATGGATTTAACTAATCATACTTTcaaatttaaacaatattttgaacatttcaaCCTTAATATAACGTTCCGATTTCATCCTCAAGTATTAGGCTCTAAGGTGGTGGATTTACAAAATGAAATATATGAAGTGGATGTTATTGATGATCTGCAGAGTATAGACTGCAATTTTGTGGTTGTCATCAGTCCGTGGGCTCATTTTGCACAATGGTGGAAAGATGCTTACGTAGAACGTCTTCGACTTTTAAGGGCATCAGTAGAACGACTTAAAGCTAGGTGTCCGGGTGCTCAAGTTATACTGAAAAGCCCCCACGTTCGCGAGCATGGCGATATGTACTCACAACTTAGGACCAGTGACTATATCCTCTTTAAGTTGAAAGAGATGATGGAGGATGTTTTTAGGGACGCTGATGTGTACTATGTTAATATTTGGGACTTAAATAATGCGTTTAAAGGGAAGAAATCAGTTCATATGCCACCTGAAGTCATAAATCAGGAACTGTCGATTTTGTTATCTTATCTCTGCACGGATGCTTAG